One part of the Longimicrobiaceae bacterium genome encodes these proteins:
- a CDS encoding urea carboxylase-associated family protein, with protein sequence MPHIFPMSMTRRFHLEPQTGVGFEVRAGQLVRVTDPAGEQVSDLVSFARADKREWLSSGRTIDYANTIYLTTHHVLYSNRSNPMWTIVDDTVGRHDFLLTPCSPDTFRIIYGSTAPHPSCFANLAANLAPFGIEPDAIPTTLNVFMNVEVAASGELAIGPPRSRAGDYLLLRAEMDMVVGVTACSAELSNNGSFKPIDVEVLESLPA encoded by the coding sequence ATGCCCCACATCTTTCCCATGAGCATGACACGACGTTTTCACCTGGAGCCGCAGACGGGCGTGGGGTTCGAGGTCCGCGCCGGGCAGCTCGTGCGCGTGACCGACCCGGCGGGCGAGCAGGTGTCCGACCTGGTAAGCTTCGCGCGCGCGGACAAGCGCGAGTGGCTGTCTTCGGGGAGGACGATCGACTACGCGAACACGATCTACCTCACCACCCACCACGTGCTGTACTCCAACCGCAGCAACCCCATGTGGACCATCGTGGACGACACGGTGGGGCGCCACGACTTCCTGCTCACGCCGTGCTCGCCGGACACGTTCCGCATCATCTACGGCAGCACGGCGCCGCACCCGAGCTGCTTCGCGAACCTGGCGGCGAACCTGGCCCCCTTCGGCATCGAGCCCGACGCGATCCCCACGACGCTCAACGTCTTCATGAACGTGGAGGTGGCCGCCAGCGGCGAGCTGGCCATCGGGCCGCCGCGGTCGCGGGCGGGCGACTACCTGCTGCTGCGGGCGGAGATGGACATGGTGGTGGGCGTGACCGCCTGCTCGGCCGAGCTGTCGAACAACGGCTCGTTCAAGCCCATAGACGTGGAGGTGCTGGAAAGCTTGCCGGCGTGA